A stretch of the Danio rerio strain Tuebingen ecotype United States chromosome 18, GRCz12tu, whole genome shotgun sequence genome encodes the following:
- the sphkap gene encoding A-kinase anchor protein SPHKAP, whose translation MPLLFFALAGCDGSPLCGGLSQRNQFVRLACSVTNFQSSAMFEGSESANTQEVKSESTLGSSLSACKKVLCSNSVLDSSEYWLKNDKTLCRIGFLEDQHDSGCPTICFVNLDRHTSDWHDDNYIKKLASVCPELPRLIESLGVRQPKENEILLLSSLEPPDSCQHDPSHPQSPRTADVCLVHCSCGRRPTQTSSIIFEINKFLIGLQSGQERQKHGRLAGQRAAEDDTNRSVSSIEEDFLTASEQLGEDSEEDPFRNDPENSLMPESVKVLRAAHAQKRSEIEREDSEDSETLCTSSNSQKLSRTYSAPARGRPTTPKQVKESAGHYATNLAESVLQDAFIRLSQDEPSFVAEAAVSVSSDISHSTEAPQRARACSFELPKIVIVQSPDNSEEVTEWPEVQSHATSEHDSGNKAKAKHGTHPPHNSPVGHPAKPLEIALACAASVIGTITTPQVTEQLTLESGEEYECEDEEEESETDQGEYSFSSAVCGMSQVAGAVAAVDLADDSGDNEDLADMYSASMGLLSVAQASTAIPLHCSIAEGTSVEAFRANVAEVLLREASAVFTHRQSYSSVANFLETTHNKIVDGITNPRRPYQEQQDVDNFTQEISDSIFQYALEKAEKRKELEGPGKDAPNIEGFLSDCVNNLLFDVLCVTSRKISDISNCNMESCDGQEGSVGYRAYEADSKAGREALSQLQHLIEPSQAYNHGERRSSVEKLSALIGKREREQKHIQEERENEARLKEPYRLALNRVTATMVKEQSDLQGQLGRSDKNADSALPSAESSPLHMQRGRAGGESETRQQSLSSSSGALVALKMDSGESKTPVTCFAEDLATTVVSMATELAAICLENSSGKQPWFCALNGGSEGPEGLLLPCRTAAALRRKETQNGTSVTKKHRPPRLSEIKRKTEEQPELMERLVNRVVDETVNLDEPTTTDPFALFASEVTARIMNCPELSVVDTSKSGQSSRSRLQCERWSSRGKASSYESIPEEDADPSGTSNTLGPGNRLGHNLSRGSSISKQSSCESITDEFSRFMVNQMETEGRGFDLLLDYYAGKNASSILAAAVQQAASKKNGHLNVRTSSCLSKQSSTESITEEFYRFMLKDMDKENKDYSMTKTKEWSNSLLPPSPRTPFCIRQSSVPDRRSSDSRLTVNSPIKANSFDGFAQNVHGDSLNIYPTNSVSSSGLCKSDSCLYKRGQTDQITDMLIHETWSSSIESLMRKNKIIAEPSEDSLELDSADSQPHVQQFANRLAADIVESGKSQLGGQQDVTAAACQPHIPVGERRHGFKHSRCNNSGNRPGVEHQENSCSSYSSSCVRQAWRGQREVPLIHIEPDQREEASEEKGGVETHHREASHQTQQQSGKGSETATKSSSDSDRVSSVATVPPAGVEVERRSLSASSEESGSGSWAQIATEDDPQEETTSSFIQLSEGNGNSSTSSLGLADLEGFPDFSISSNLISEERERKTSHCQDQADVTLVVLSEVTSGLSTAGSSCQRELLVLNCDLEPDCVDGELRAALQWISASELGVPALYFRKTHQHNLTKLHRVLQLAGQKAWRVGDLFSAVAQFCQLHQDLELKGRPLPSLFDWILKTKR comes from the exons ATTTGCTTTGTAAACCTGGACAGACATACTTCAGATTGGCATGATGACAACTACATCAAG AAGCTGGCCTCGGTGTGCCCAGAGCTGCCACGGTTAATTGAGTCTCTCGGAGTGCGGCAACCCAAAGAAAATGAGATTCTGCTTCTCAGCAGCCTAGAGCCACCGGACTCCTGCCAGCATGACCCCAGCCACCCACAG AGCCCGAGAACAGCGGATGTCTGTCTGGTGCATTGTTCATGTGGACGCCGTCCCACCCAAACGAGCAGTATCATTTTTGAGATTAACAAGTTCCTGATTGGACTACAGTCAGGGCAGGAGAGGCAGAAGCATGGCCGATTGGCTGGACAACGAGCTGCTGAAGATGACACCAATCGCTCTGTTTCGTCGATTGAAGAAGATTTCCTCACTGCCTCAGAGCAGCTTGGGGAAGACAGCGAGGAAGACCCTTTCAGGAATG ATCCTGAGAATTCTCTCATGCCCGAGTCTGTTAAGGTGTTGAGAGCAGCCCACGCTCAAAAAAGGAGTGAAATAGAGAGAGAGGACAGTGAGGACTCTGAAACCCTCTGCACCTCTTCCAACTCCCAAAAGCTTTCAAGAACATATTCCGCCCCTGCAAGAGGCCGACCCACCACCCCAAAACAAGTCAAGGAGTCAGCCGGTCACTACGCCACCAATCTGGCTGAGTCAGTCCTGCAAGATGCTTTTATTCGTTTGTCACAAGATGAGCCATCATTTGTTGCAGAAGCAGCAGTGAGTGTGTCAAGTGATATAAGCCATTCCACTGAGGCACCACAGAGGGCTCGAGCTTGCTCATTCGAACTTCCTAAAATTGTGATTGTCCAAAGTCCTGATAACAGTGAGGAGGTAACAGAATGGCCGGAAGTGCAGTCACATGCAACATCAGAGCATGATAGTGGAAATAAGGCCAAAGCAAAGCATGGTACTCATCCCCCGCACAACTCGCCAGTTGGACACCCTGCTAAGCCATTGGAAATAGCTTTGGCATGTGCTGCAAGTGTCATTGGTACCATTACCACCCCTCAAGTCACAGAACAACTCACACTAGAGTCAGGAGAGGAATATGAGTGTGAAGATGAAGAGGAAGAAAGTGAAACTGATCAAGGGGAGTATTCGTTTTCATCTGCGGTATGTGGCATGTCTCAGGTCGCTGGAGCTGTAGCTGCGGTCGATCTAGCAGATGACTCTGGGGACAATGAAGACTTGGCAGACATGTATTCCGCCTCTATGGGACTTCTGTCAGTTGCCCAAGCTTCAACTGCAATACCTCTTCACTGTAGCATAGCAGAGGGCACCAGCGTTGAGGCCTTTCGAGCCAATGTGGCTGAAGTTCTCCTCAGGGAAGCTTCAGCTGTATTCACTCACAGACAAAGTTATTCAAGTGTTGCAAATTTCCTTGAGACCACACATAACAAGATAGTGGATGGCATCACAAATCCAAGAAGACCGTATCAGGAGCAACAAGATGTGGATAACTTCACTCAAGAAATATCTGACAGTATCTTTCAGTATGCCCTTGAGAAGGCGGAGAAGAGAAAAGAACTTGAGGGTCCTGGAAAAGATGCCCCTAACATTGAGGGTTTCCTCTCGGATTGTGTGAATAATTTGCTCTTTGATGTACTGTGTGTAACATCAAGGAAAATAAGTGACATTTCAAATTGTAATATGGAATCATGTGATGGGCAGGAAGGCAGTGTCGGCTATAGGGCATATGAGGCTGATTCCAAAGCTGGCAGGGAAGCATTGAGCCAATTGCAGCATTTGATTGAGCCAAGCCAGGCTTATAATCATGGTGAAAGGCGAAGCAGTGTGGAGAAGTTATCTGCTCTAataggaaagagagagagagagcagaaacACATACAGGAGGAAAGAGAAAATGAAGCCAGACTGAAGGAACCCTACAGACTTGCTCTGAACAGAGTGACAGCCACTATGGTCAAAGAGCAGTCTGACCTGCAAGGGCAGCTGGGCAGGAGTGACAAGAATGCAGACTCTGCGCTCCCTTCAGCAGAAAGCTCACCACTTCACATGCAACGAGGGAGGGCAGGAGGAGAGAGCGAGACCAGGCAGCAGTCTTTATCGTCCTCTTCTGGAGCACTTGTGGCACTTAAAATGGATTCGGGGGAGTCCAAAACTCCTGTCACGTGCTTTGCTGAAGATTTGGCGACCACAGTGGTCTCCATGGCTACAGAGCTGGCAGCGATATGCTTGGAGAACTCAAGTGGAAAGCAGCCGTGGTTCTGCGCATTAAATGGTGGCTCGGAAGGTCCAGAAGGGCTGCTTCTGCCCTGCCGCACAGCTGCAGCTCTCCGCCGAAAGGAGACACAAAATGGCACCTCGGTCACCAAGAAGCACAGACCGCCACGTCTCAGTGAAATCAAACGTAAAACCGAAGAACAGCCCGAACTCATGGAGCGCCTGGTCAACCGTGTTGTAGATGAAACCGTTAACTTAGATGAACCCACAACCACTGATCCATTCGCGCTCTTTGCATCAGAGGTCACTGCCAGGATAATGAACTGCCCAGAATTAAGTGTAGTGGACACTTCCAAATCTGGGCAGTCGTCCCGCAGCCGCCTGCAGTGTGAGAGATGGAGTAGCAGGGGGAAGGCATCAAGCTATGAGAGCATTCCAGAGGAGGATGCAGATCCCTCCGGGACATCAAATACTTTGGGTCCAGGAAACAGGCTTGGGCATAATTTGAGCCGAGGAAGCTCTATCTCCAAGCAGTCCAGCTGTGAGAGCATTACGGATGAGTTCTCTCGCTTCATGGTGAACCAGATGGAGACAGAGGGTCGAGGGTTTGACCTTCTGCTGGACTACTATGCTGGGAAAAATGCCAGCAGCATCCTTGCAGCAGCTGTTCAGCAGGCTGCCAGTAAAAAAAACGGACACCTCAATGTGCGTACATCATCTTGTCTCTCGAAGCAGTCCAGCACTGAGAGTATCACAGAAGAGTTTTATCGCTTCATGCTGAAAGATATGGACAAGGAAAACAAGGACTACAGTATGACCAAGACCAAAGAGTGGAGTAATAGCCTGCTACCCCCGTCCCCCAGAACCCCTTTTTGTATCCGTCAGTCTTCTGTTCCTGACAGGCGGTCTTCAGATTCCAGACTAACTGTAAACTCGCCTATCAAGGCCAATTCATTCGATGGCTTTGCTCAAAATGTACACGGGGACTCGCTTAACATCTATCCAACTAACTCTGTGTCGTCATCTGGACTCTGCAAGTCCGATTCCTGCTTGTATAAACGCGGCCAAACAGACCAAATCACAGACATGCTGATTCATGAAACCTGGTCCAGCTCTATCGAATCTCTAATGCGCAAGAATAAGATAATTGCCGAGCCCTCAGAGGACAGTCTGGAACTCGATTCTGCAGACTCACAGCCACATGTACAGCAGTTTGCTAATCGTCTAGCGGCAGACATCGTAGAGAGTGGCAAATCACAGCTTGGAGGCCAGCAGGATGTCACTGCGGCTGCTTGTCAGCCACATATTCCAGTTGGAGAAAGGAGACACGGCTTTAAACATTCCCGTTGCAACAACAGTGGAAACCGGCCAGGCGTGGAGCATCAGGAAAACAGCTGTAGCTCTTACAGTTCCTCCTGTGTGAGGCAGGCATGGCGCGGACAGAGAGAGGTACCCTTGATTCACATTGAACCAGATCAAAGAGAAGAGGCCTCGGAAGAGAAGGGAGGGGTTGAGACCCACCACAGGGAGGCATCCCATCAGACCCAGCAACAAAGTGGCAAAGGGAGTGAGACAGCAACCAAAAGCAG CAGTGACTCAGACAGGGTCTCCTCAGTGGCCACAGTGCCCCCTGCTGGTGTGGAGGTGGAGCGGCGGTCTCTCAGCGCTAGCAGTGAGGAAAGTGGCTCAGGCAGCTGGGCACAGATTGCCACTGAAGACGACCCCCAGGAGGAGACCACCAGTAGCTTTATCCAGCTAAGCGAGGG AAATGGGAACAGCAGCACTTCTAGTCTGGGACTGGCCGACCTAGAGGGCTTTCCGGACTTCTCCATCTCCAGCAACCTAATCAG TGAGGAGAGGGAGAGGAAGACTTCGCACTGTCAGGACCAGGCGGACG TAACACTGGTTGTGTTGTCAGAGGTGACGTCGGGCTTGTCGACGGCCGGCAGCAGCTGTCAGCGGGAGCTCCTGGTGCTGAACTGTGACCTGGAGCCGGActgtgtggacggagagctgagAGCCGCGCTGCAGTGGATCTCAGCATCTGAACTCGGCGTCCCGGCGCTTTACTTCAGAAAGACTCACCAGCACAATCTTACAAAG
- the sphkap gene encoding A-kinase anchor protein SPHKAP isoform X1, with the protein MLANLLSVLQNFTESNFQSSAMFEGSESANTQEVKSESTLGSSLSACKKVLCSNSVLDSSEYWLKNDKTLCRIGFLEDQHDSGCPTICFVNLDRHTSDWHDDNYIKKLASVCPELPRLIESLGVRQPKENEILLLSSLEPPDSCQHDPSHPQSPRTADVCLVHCSCGRRPTQTSSIIFEINKFLIGLQSGQERQKHGRLAGQRAAEDDTNRSVSSIEEDFLTASEQLGEDSEEDPFRNDPENSLMPESVKVLRAAHAQKRSEIEREDSEDSETLCTSSNSQKLSRTYSAPARGRPTTPKQVKESAGHYATNLAESVLQDAFIRLSQDEPSFVAEAAVSVSSDISHSTEAPQRARACSFELPKIVIVQSPDNSEEVTEWPEVQSHATSEHDSGNKAKAKHGTHPPHNSPVGHPAKPLEIALACAASVIGTITTPQVTEQLTLESGEEYECEDEEEESETDQGEYSFSSAVCGMSQVAGAVAAVDLADDSGDNEDLADMYSASMGLLSVAQASTAIPLHCSIAEGTSVEAFRANVAEVLLREASAVFTHRQSYSSVANFLETTHNKIVDGITNPRRPYQEQQDVDNFTQEISDSIFQYALEKAEKRKELEGPGKDAPNIEGFLSDCVNNLLFDVLCVTSRKISDISNCNMESCDGQEGSVGYRAYEADSKAGREALSQLQHLIEPSQAYNHGERRSSVEKLSALIGKREREQKHIQEERENEARLKEPYRLALNRVTATMVKEQSDLQGQLGRSDKNADSALPSAESSPLHMQRGRAGGESETRQQSLSSSSGALVALKMDSGESKTPVTCFAEDLATTVVSMATELAAICLENSSGKQPWFCALNGGSEGPEGLLLPCRTAAALRRKETQNGTSVTKKHRPPRLSEIKRKTEEQPELMERLVNRVVDETVNLDEPTTTDPFALFASEVTARIMNCPELSVVDTSKSGQSSRSRLQCERWSSRGKASSYESIPEEDADPSGTSNTLGPGNRLGHNLSRGSSISKQSSCESITDEFSRFMVNQMETEGRGFDLLLDYYAGKNASSILAAAVQQAASKKNGHLNVRTSSCLSKQSSTESITEEFYRFMLKDMDKENKDYSMTKTKEWSNSLLPPSPRTPFCIRQSSVPDRRSSDSRLTVNSPIKANSFDGFAQNVHGDSLNIYPTNSVSSSGLCKSDSCLYKRGQTDQITDMLIHETWSSSIESLMRKNKIIAEPSEDSLELDSADSQPHVQQFANRLAADIVESGKSQLGGQQDVTAAACQPHIPVGERRHGFKHSRCNNSGNRPGVEHQENSCSSYSSSCVRQAWRGQREVPLIHIEPDQREEASEEKGGVETHHREASHQTQQQSGKGSETATKSSSDSDRVSSVATVPPAGVEVERRSLSASSEESGSGSWAQIATEDDPQEETTSSFIQLSEGNGNSSTSSLGLADLEGFPDFSISSNLISEERERKTSHCQDQADEVTSGLSTAGSSCQRELLVLNCDLEPDCVDGELRAALQWISASELGVPALYFRKTHQHNLTKLHRVLQLAGQKAWRVGDLFSAVAQFCQLHQDLELKGRPLPSLFDWILKTKR; encoded by the exons ATTTGCTTTGTAAACCTGGACAGACATACTTCAGATTGGCATGATGACAACTACATCAAG AAGCTGGCCTCGGTGTGCCCAGAGCTGCCACGGTTAATTGAGTCTCTCGGAGTGCGGCAACCCAAAGAAAATGAGATTCTGCTTCTCAGCAGCCTAGAGCCACCGGACTCCTGCCAGCATGACCCCAGCCACCCACAG AGCCCGAGAACAGCGGATGTCTGTCTGGTGCATTGTTCATGTGGACGCCGTCCCACCCAAACGAGCAGTATCATTTTTGAGATTAACAAGTTCCTGATTGGACTACAGTCAGGGCAGGAGAGGCAGAAGCATGGCCGATTGGCTGGACAACGAGCTGCTGAAGATGACACCAATCGCTCTGTTTCGTCGATTGAAGAAGATTTCCTCACTGCCTCAGAGCAGCTTGGGGAAGACAGCGAGGAAGACCCTTTCAGGAATG ATCCTGAGAATTCTCTCATGCCCGAGTCTGTTAAGGTGTTGAGAGCAGCCCACGCTCAAAAAAGGAGTGAAATAGAGAGAGAGGACAGTGAGGACTCTGAAACCCTCTGCACCTCTTCCAACTCCCAAAAGCTTTCAAGAACATATTCCGCCCCTGCAAGAGGCCGACCCACCACCCCAAAACAAGTCAAGGAGTCAGCCGGTCACTACGCCACCAATCTGGCTGAGTCAGTCCTGCAAGATGCTTTTATTCGTTTGTCACAAGATGAGCCATCATTTGTTGCAGAAGCAGCAGTGAGTGTGTCAAGTGATATAAGCCATTCCACTGAGGCACCACAGAGGGCTCGAGCTTGCTCATTCGAACTTCCTAAAATTGTGATTGTCCAAAGTCCTGATAACAGTGAGGAGGTAACAGAATGGCCGGAAGTGCAGTCACATGCAACATCAGAGCATGATAGTGGAAATAAGGCCAAAGCAAAGCATGGTACTCATCCCCCGCACAACTCGCCAGTTGGACACCCTGCTAAGCCATTGGAAATAGCTTTGGCATGTGCTGCAAGTGTCATTGGTACCATTACCACCCCTCAAGTCACAGAACAACTCACACTAGAGTCAGGAGAGGAATATGAGTGTGAAGATGAAGAGGAAGAAAGTGAAACTGATCAAGGGGAGTATTCGTTTTCATCTGCGGTATGTGGCATGTCTCAGGTCGCTGGAGCTGTAGCTGCGGTCGATCTAGCAGATGACTCTGGGGACAATGAAGACTTGGCAGACATGTATTCCGCCTCTATGGGACTTCTGTCAGTTGCCCAAGCTTCAACTGCAATACCTCTTCACTGTAGCATAGCAGAGGGCACCAGCGTTGAGGCCTTTCGAGCCAATGTGGCTGAAGTTCTCCTCAGGGAAGCTTCAGCTGTATTCACTCACAGACAAAGTTATTCAAGTGTTGCAAATTTCCTTGAGACCACACATAACAAGATAGTGGATGGCATCACAAATCCAAGAAGACCGTATCAGGAGCAACAAGATGTGGATAACTTCACTCAAGAAATATCTGACAGTATCTTTCAGTATGCCCTTGAGAAGGCGGAGAAGAGAAAAGAACTTGAGGGTCCTGGAAAAGATGCCCCTAACATTGAGGGTTTCCTCTCGGATTGTGTGAATAATTTGCTCTTTGATGTACTGTGTGTAACATCAAGGAAAATAAGTGACATTTCAAATTGTAATATGGAATCATGTGATGGGCAGGAAGGCAGTGTCGGCTATAGGGCATATGAGGCTGATTCCAAAGCTGGCAGGGAAGCATTGAGCCAATTGCAGCATTTGATTGAGCCAAGCCAGGCTTATAATCATGGTGAAAGGCGAAGCAGTGTGGAGAAGTTATCTGCTCTAataggaaagagagagagagagcagaaacACATACAGGAGGAAAGAGAAAATGAAGCCAGACTGAAGGAACCCTACAGACTTGCTCTGAACAGAGTGACAGCCACTATGGTCAAAGAGCAGTCTGACCTGCAAGGGCAGCTGGGCAGGAGTGACAAGAATGCAGACTCTGCGCTCCCTTCAGCAGAAAGCTCACCACTTCACATGCAACGAGGGAGGGCAGGAGGAGAGAGCGAGACCAGGCAGCAGTCTTTATCGTCCTCTTCTGGAGCACTTGTGGCACTTAAAATGGATTCGGGGGAGTCCAAAACTCCTGTCACGTGCTTTGCTGAAGATTTGGCGACCACAGTGGTCTCCATGGCTACAGAGCTGGCAGCGATATGCTTGGAGAACTCAAGTGGAAAGCAGCCGTGGTTCTGCGCATTAAATGGTGGCTCGGAAGGTCCAGAAGGGCTGCTTCTGCCCTGCCGCACAGCTGCAGCTCTCCGCCGAAAGGAGACACAAAATGGCACCTCGGTCACCAAGAAGCACAGACCGCCACGTCTCAGTGAAATCAAACGTAAAACCGAAGAACAGCCCGAACTCATGGAGCGCCTGGTCAACCGTGTTGTAGATGAAACCGTTAACTTAGATGAACCCACAACCACTGATCCATTCGCGCTCTTTGCATCAGAGGTCACTGCCAGGATAATGAACTGCCCAGAATTAAGTGTAGTGGACACTTCCAAATCTGGGCAGTCGTCCCGCAGCCGCCTGCAGTGTGAGAGATGGAGTAGCAGGGGGAAGGCATCAAGCTATGAGAGCATTCCAGAGGAGGATGCAGATCCCTCCGGGACATCAAATACTTTGGGTCCAGGAAACAGGCTTGGGCATAATTTGAGCCGAGGAAGCTCTATCTCCAAGCAGTCCAGCTGTGAGAGCATTACGGATGAGTTCTCTCGCTTCATGGTGAACCAGATGGAGACAGAGGGTCGAGGGTTTGACCTTCTGCTGGACTACTATGCTGGGAAAAATGCCAGCAGCATCCTTGCAGCAGCTGTTCAGCAGGCTGCCAGTAAAAAAAACGGACACCTCAATGTGCGTACATCATCTTGTCTCTCGAAGCAGTCCAGCACTGAGAGTATCACAGAAGAGTTTTATCGCTTCATGCTGAAAGATATGGACAAGGAAAACAAGGACTACAGTATGACCAAGACCAAAGAGTGGAGTAATAGCCTGCTACCCCCGTCCCCCAGAACCCCTTTTTGTATCCGTCAGTCTTCTGTTCCTGACAGGCGGTCTTCAGATTCCAGACTAACTGTAAACTCGCCTATCAAGGCCAATTCATTCGATGGCTTTGCTCAAAATGTACACGGGGACTCGCTTAACATCTATCCAACTAACTCTGTGTCGTCATCTGGACTCTGCAAGTCCGATTCCTGCTTGTATAAACGCGGCCAAACAGACCAAATCACAGACATGCTGATTCATGAAACCTGGTCCAGCTCTATCGAATCTCTAATGCGCAAGAATAAGATAATTGCCGAGCCCTCAGAGGACAGTCTGGAACTCGATTCTGCAGACTCACAGCCACATGTACAGCAGTTTGCTAATCGTCTAGCGGCAGACATCGTAGAGAGTGGCAAATCACAGCTTGGAGGCCAGCAGGATGTCACTGCGGCTGCTTGTCAGCCACATATTCCAGTTGGAGAAAGGAGACACGGCTTTAAACATTCCCGTTGCAACAACAGTGGAAACCGGCCAGGCGTGGAGCATCAGGAAAACAGCTGTAGCTCTTACAGTTCCTCCTGTGTGAGGCAGGCATGGCGCGGACAGAGAGAGGTACCCTTGATTCACATTGAACCAGATCAAAGAGAAGAGGCCTCGGAAGAGAAGGGAGGGGTTGAGACCCACCACAGGGAGGCATCCCATCAGACCCAGCAACAAAGTGGCAAAGGGAGTGAGACAGCAACCAAAAGCAG CAGTGACTCAGACAGGGTCTCCTCAGTGGCCACAGTGCCCCCTGCTGGTGTGGAGGTGGAGCGGCGGTCTCTCAGCGCTAGCAGTGAGGAAAGTGGCTCAGGCAGCTGGGCACAGATTGCCACTGAAGACGACCCCCAGGAGGAGACCACCAGTAGCTTTATCCAGCTAAGCGAGGG AAATGGGAACAGCAGCACTTCTAGTCTGGGACTGGCCGACCTAGAGGGCTTTCCGGACTTCTCCATCTCCAGCAACCTAATCAG TGAGGAGAGGGAGAGGAAGACTTCGCACTGTCAGGACCAGGCGGACG AGGTGACGTCGGGCTTGTCGACGGCCGGCAGCAGCTGTCAGCGGGAGCTCCTGGTGCTGAACTGTGACCTGGAGCCGGActgtgtggacggagagctgagAGCCGCGCTGCAGTGGATCTCAGCATCTGAACTCGGCGTCCCGGCGCTTTACTTCAGAAAGACTCACCAGCACAATCTTACAAAG